In the Puniceicoccus vermicola genome, CCTTGCGGATGCACTTCTTGATGGTGTCTATGTCGGGCTCGTTGCCTTCGAGATACTGCTCCATAACTTCATCGTCCTGCTCAACAGCGGTTTCGATGAGTTTTTCGCGGTATTCTTCGACCTTGTCGACCATGTCGGCCGGAACGTCTTGAATTTCGTAGTTGAGCGGGTTGCCGGAATCGTCCCAAACCCAAGCTTTGCGGGTCAGAAGATCGACGACGCCCTTGAGGTCGCTCTCGGTGCCGATCGGGAGAACCATCACCAAAGGAGTGGCTCCGAGGACATTCTTGACCTGGTCAACGACGCGGTAGAAATCGGCTCCGATACGGTCGAGCTTGTTGACGTAGATCAAACGAGCGACCTTGGAGTCGTTGGCGTAGCGCCAGTTGGTTTCGGATTGAGGCTCAACCCCGCCCGAACCGCAGAAAACCCCGATCCCGCCGTCGAGAACCTTCAGGGAGCGGTACACCTCAATGGTGAAGTCCACGTGCCCGGGAGTATCGATGATGTTGAACCGGTGGTCATCCCAGAAACAGGTGGTCGCAGCGGATTGAATCGTGATCCCGCGTTCCTGCTCCTGTTCCATGAAGTCAGTCGTGGCGGCACCGTCGTGCACTTCACCCATTTTGTGAATGCGGCCCGTGAGCATAAGAATACGCTCGGTCGTGGTCGTTTTTCCGGCGTCCACGTGGGCGAAGATGCCGATGTTCCGATATTTGGTTATGTCGCTCATTTTATCTGAAAGTGTTTGGTAGTTGGTTTGCCTGTTTGGAGTGGTTTTCCGGTAGAATTGTCCTCTAAAAAAACCGCTGACGATACCGGGGCCGTCACGGACTGCAAGTAAAGAAAATCAATCGAAATAATTCCTTTGAGCAAGTCACAGACGGAAATCGCGGTTTGGGCTCAAAATGAGCGACGGCGACGATGAGGGTCGCTCATCACCGCCGTCGCCGGAAAAAACGGAAAAAGAGAGACCTTATTCCTTCGAGAGCTTGCTCTCGCTTTCGACAATCGCTCCGCCCTGAGCGGCTGCCCGGGCCCGGAGACGCAGTCCTTGGAGACGGATGAAACCGGAAGCGTCGTCAGGGTTGTAATCGCTGGCCACACCTTCCATCGAGGCCACGTCGGCGTCATAGAGGGAGTAGGGCGACTTGCGTCCGACCGTGGTGATGCTGCCCTTGTAGAGCTTCAGGCGCACGGTGCCGGTTACGGGCTTTTGGCTCTCGTCGATGAAGGCCTGCAGGGCTTCGCGCTCGGGAGCGTACCAGAAACCGTAATAGACGAGGTCCGCATAGCGGGGCATCAAGGTGTCCCGAAGGTGACAGAGGTCGCGGTCGAGGGTCAGGCTTTCGACCTGACGACGGCCGTGAAGAAGAATTGTTCCACCAGGAGTTTCATAGACTCCTCGGCTTTTCATGCCGACAAAACGGTTTTCGACAATGTCGACCCGCCCAATTCCATGAATCCCGGCGATCCGGTTCAGCTCTTTGAGAACCGCGGCAGGGGACATTTCCTTGCCGTCCACGGCCACACAGTCGCCTTTTTCGAAGGAAAGCTCAAGATATTGCGGGGTATCGGGAGCAAGCTCCGGATCCGTGGTCAACTTGTACATGTCCCGGTTGTCTTCCGTCGTCGGGTCGAACCACGGATCTTCGAGAATGCCAGCTTCGTAGGAAATGTGCAGGAGATTCCGGTCCATCGAATAAGGCTTCTTCGAGGAAGCTTCGACGGGGATGTTGTTGTCCCGGCAGTAATTGATCATCTCAGTCCGACCTGGGAAGGCCTTCCGGAATTTCTCATTCCGCCAAGGGGAAATGATCTGGAGATCCGGGGCGAGAGCCGCGTAGGTGAGCTCGAAACGGCATTGGTCGTTTCCTTTGCCGGTGGCTCCGTGTGCGACGGCCTGAGCGCCTTCCTGACGGGCGATTTCGATGTGGGCTTTGCCGATTAGAGGGCGCGCAATCGAGGTGCCGCAGTAATATTGACCCTCATAAAGGGTGTTGGCCCGGAACATTGGGTAAATGAAATCGCGGGCAAATTCCTCGACCAAATCGACCGTGTAGTGGGTCGAGGCTCCAGTTGCCTTGGCTTTTTCCGCCAAACCGTCGAGTTCTTCCTCCTGACCGACGTCTGCAGCGAAAGTAATGATTTCGGCATTATATTCGTTTTTCAGCCAGTGAACGAGGACGGAGGTATCGAGTCCTCCGGAATATGCTAGAACGATCTTCATCCGCTCAGTTTCAAGGGAGAGAGATTCTTGTAAAGCGCAGAATCGGCGATGATCCGCAAAAGTGGAGATCATCCGGGAGAATATCGATCTCATCGAAATCGAATTGCGCCAAATCGATCGCATTGGGTTCGTGAGTATCCGAAGTCGGTCAAGTGACGGAAATGGTGGATAGGGTGCGGGAATCGGTGACCAACCGCGAGGATGGATAGCCGCGACCGAATCCCGGGACAGAAGCGGGATCTGCTGAAAACCCCAAGATGGGCTAAGATTGATGAGATCGCGTCAGAAGAGAGGATAAGACCCAGAATCCAATTTTAAAGAATTAGACATAATGTATATTGTGCGCATATTTCTTATTTTTGCGCTGATCCTCAATAATTTACGAAATCCTCGAAAATGGCCGTATTTCCCGATTTCTGCGATCTGGCCAAACCTGGACGGTTTGGACCGCATTCCTCAGCTAAACAAATTCATCCTCAATCCGGTCCCGACGGTCAGCCCTTTCCAGTCAGCGCCGTGCATTGGATGAGCTTTTCGTTCGCGCTTGGGATTCCTCGCAAAGGCCTTGGCATGATTCTCGACGAAATCCGGCGAGCCCAGAACCTTTCCCTCATTGAAG is a window encoding:
- a CDS encoding argininosuccinate synthase, encoding MKIVLAYSGGLDTSVLVHWLKNEYNAEIITFAADVGQEEELDGLAEKAKATGASTHYTVDLVEEFARDFIYPMFRANTLYEGQYYCGTSIARPLIGKAHIEIARQEGAQAVAHGATGKGNDQCRFELTYAALAPDLQIISPWRNEKFRKAFPGRTEMINYCRDNNIPVEASSKKPYSMDRNLLHISYEAGILEDPWFDPTTEDNRDMYKLTTDPELAPDTPQYLELSFEKGDCVAVDGKEMSPAAVLKELNRIAGIHGIGRVDIVENRFVGMKSRGVYETPGGTILLHGRRQVESLTLDRDLCHLRDTLMPRYADLVYYGFWYAPEREALQAFIDESQKPVTGTVRLKLYKGSITTVGRKSPYSLYDADVASMEGVASDYNPDDASGFIRLQGLRLRARAAAQGGAIVESESKLSKE